A stretch of Sphingobium yanoikuyae DNA encodes these proteins:
- a CDS encoding IS110 family transposase, translating to MIAQSIASDPHWRAFDRTIRSIKGLADRTTAYLIADLPELGTLSNKAIVKLVGLAPIANDSGARFGKRRTRGGRASIRTILFLVADIARRFDPSLADFRDKLLAAGKPKLVVRIALARKLLVRLNAKMRDTRLSIPLTY from the coding sequence ATGATCGCGCAGTCCATCGCAAGCGATCCTCACTGGCGCGCCTTTGATCGCACCATCCGCTCAATCAAGGGCTTGGCCGATCGGACTACCGCTTATCTGATCGCCGATCTGCCCGAACTGGGCACCCTCTCAAACAAGGCTATCGTCAAGCTCGTCGGGCTCGCTCCCATCGCAAATGACAGCGGCGCCAGATTCGGCAAAAGGCGAACTCGCGGTGGCCGCGCCTCCATTCGAACTATCCTCTTCCTCGTCGCTGACATCGCCCGGCGCTTCGACCCAAGCCTCGCTGACTTCCGCGACAAACTCCTCGCAGCTGGCAAACCAAAGCTCGTCGTCCGCATCGCTCTCGCCCGAAAGCTCCTCGTCAGGCTCAATGCCAAAATGCGCGATACCCGACTTTCAATCCCTCTGACCTATTGA
- a CDS encoding replication initiator protein A, with protein MASRKDARDDIQVDLFLPQLTTLPMRDQRETMERPFFSLSKRKRLKPIDYVSPDRKVTVHVSANSEYGLATIYDLDILIYCASVLIEHKRRGANDIPQTLHIVPYDMLTTLKRDAGGRSYELLGNALDRLQSTTVKTNIRSGDAVETTFSWIDSYSQLKDRNGQVRGMRITLAKWFYDGVLMEGGVLAIDPAYFSLTGGRERWLYRVARKHAGGAGPDGFSISMPTLFEKSGAEGDYRRFKFEMAKIVRENALPGYALDLVHREGTEPMIRMARRELDTTPPALSSYEPGAAPARATKGREAADAREAPVRFPEQGSIGYGAFGAIARANLPSPQRDHLVVADDFRAFLRARDIAFDAKNITSIFASFCAKQRPAS; from the coding sequence ATGGCTTCACGGAAGGATGCCCGGGACGATATCCAGGTTGATCTGTTTCTACCGCAGCTCACCACCCTCCCCATGCGCGATCAGCGCGAGACCATGGAGAGGCCCTTCTTCTCGCTTTCAAAGCGCAAGCGTCTCAAGCCGATCGACTATGTCAGTCCCGATCGCAAGGTAACGGTCCATGTGAGTGCCAACTCCGAATATGGGCTGGCGACAATCTATGATCTCGACATCCTCATCTACTGCGCCTCTGTGCTGATCGAGCATAAGAGGCGTGGGGCAAATGACATTCCCCAGACGCTTCATATCGTCCCCTATGACATGCTCACGACGCTCAAGCGCGATGCAGGGGGACGATCCTATGAGCTGCTTGGCAATGCGCTTGATCGGCTCCAGTCGACCACCGTCAAGACCAACATCCGTTCAGGCGATGCCGTGGAGACGACCTTTTCCTGGATCGACAGCTATAGCCAGCTCAAGGATCGCAATGGCCAGGTCCGTGGTATGCGCATCACGCTTGCCAAATGGTTCTATGACGGCGTCCTGATGGAGGGTGGGGTTCTTGCAATCGATCCGGCCTATTTCTCGTTGACCGGCGGCCGCGAACGCTGGCTCTATCGCGTCGCACGCAAGCATGCCGGTGGCGCAGGCCCCGATGGTTTCTCGATCAGCATGCCCACGCTGTTCGAGAAGTCGGGTGCGGAGGGCGACTATCGCCGCTTCAAATTCGAAATGGCGAAAATCGTCAGGGAAAATGCACTGCCGGGCTATGCCCTCGACCTTGTCCACAGGGAAGGCACCGAGCCAATGATCCGCATGGCGCGGCGGGAGCTCGATACCACGCCCCCCGCCCTTTCCTCTTACGAGCCCGGCGCTGCACCCGCACGGGCGACAAAGGGTAGAGAGGCTGCAGACGCCAGGGAAGCACCAGTGCGCTTTCCTGAACAGGGTTCCATCGGCTATGGCGCGTTCGGAGCGATCGCACGCGCCAACCTGCCCTCGCCCCAGCGCGACCATCTGGTTGTTGCAGATGATTTCCGCGCCTTCCTGCGGGCCCGCGATATCGCCTTTGACGCCAAGAACATTACCAGCATCTTTGCCTCCTTCTGCGCGAAGCAGCGTCCCGCAAGCTGA
- a CDS encoding AAA family ATPase, which translates to MLSGQILDTMITSCENAKSVLRRAAIDPSDRKTLSITMGASVAAEFLGRTPEALAKAEARGRLPAPKTANNGRRFYTVEDLIAIREALGIKAGKLPDERAVVVAVQNFKGGVSKSTTSKHLADYLALRGYRVLVVDCDPQASMSVMFDVNLEELVEETHTLSNYLSPRIDEADSFRKTIKPTAWPNIDICPANLGLQDTEWELTATIEEGPHAIAGAFRMLRVGLEEVRHDYDVIILDPPPAMGFLGVNTLSAADGLLIPVPARQLDYLSTIHFMQTCREAMSLVSKFDNSIDYGFIRVVCTMFQPNRTNEAQMLQVMEKTYAGQMLSTPILLSEEIKNAGIAMSSIYEINKPYGSHQTYTRCRDNLNAVFKELEKDICKQWPSRLAQLGTDRLTEAA; encoded by the coding sequence ATGTTGTCCGGCCAGATTTTGGACACCATGATCACATCGTGCGAAAACGCCAAGAGCGTATTGCGACGAGCGGCGATCGATCCCTCTGATCGCAAGACCCTAAGCATCACCATGGGGGCGTCGGTTGCCGCGGAATTTCTCGGGCGGACCCCTGAAGCACTGGCCAAGGCGGAGGCGCGCGGTCGCCTGCCCGCGCCCAAGACCGCGAACAATGGTCGACGCTTCTATACGGTCGAGGACCTTATCGCGATCCGCGAGGCGCTCGGCATTAAGGCGGGCAAGTTGCCCGACGAACGCGCTGTCGTGGTCGCGGTCCAGAATTTCAAGGGCGGTGTCAGCAAGTCGACCACATCCAAGCATCTGGCCGACTATCTGGCTTTACGCGGCTACCGCGTTCTCGTCGTCGATTGCGATCCCCAGGCCTCGATGAGTGTCATGTTCGACGTCAATCTTGAGGAACTGGTCGAGGAGACGCACACACTTTCCAATTATCTCTCGCCCCGTATAGATGAGGCGGATTCCTTCCGAAAGACGATCAAGCCTACCGCCTGGCCCAACATCGACATCTGCCCAGCCAATCTTGGGCTGCAGGATACAGAGTGGGAGCTGACGGCCACCATCGAGGAAGGACCGCACGCCATCGCCGGAGCGTTCAGAATGCTGCGTGTCGGGTTGGAAGAGGTTCGTCATGACTATGATGTCATCATTCTTGACCCGCCGCCGGCCATGGGTTTTCTGGGCGTCAATACACTGAGCGCAGCGGACGGGCTTCTCATCCCGGTGCCGGCACGCCAGCTCGACTATCTCTCGACGATCCACTTCATGCAGACCTGTCGCGAGGCGATGAGCCTAGTGTCGAAGTTCGACAATTCCATCGATTATGGCTTCATCAGGGTAGTATGCACGATGTTCCAGCCCAATCGCACCAACGAGGCGCAGATGCTGCAGGTCATGGAGAAGACCTATGCCGGCCAGATGCTCTCGACTCCGATCCTGCTTTCGGAAGAGATCAAGAATGCCGGGATCGCGATGTCGTCCATCTACGAGATCAACAAGCCTTACGGCTCTCATCAGACCTATACGCGCTGCAGGGACAATCTCAACGCCGTGTTCAAAGAACTCGAGAAGGATATCTGCAAGCAGTGGCCCTCTCGCCTTGCCCAGCTGGGCACTGACAGGCTGACGGAGGCGGCATGA
- a CDS encoding ParB/RepB/Spo0J family partition protein, which produces MSSAGGRRRSLLASAIDSLDIMAPVHEQGSAAVAPAPSSPAPTRQEAATPSFLERRGVAFDEIARTVKRPTIRIRPDECTVWPGNARDYASLSHERCASLIDSIKEENGNREPVVIRRTQDGEKPYELIVGTRRHFSVAWLRANNHAQIDLIARIETLDDEGAFRLADIENREREDVSDVERARNYQHAVGAYYGGVRAHMAERLAIGKQNLHNLLQLAELPQEVVDAFATLSDLKVRHGMKLSPLLKQPTLRDAIMAEAKIISAEQNRRRRAGEPMIDGPQVLQRLAAANARPATKAAPRHRSSLSTSKGEEFGQIVADSRIKGMTLTINPRGKLDIDEILEALRPVIEGAKFTSR; this is translated from the coding sequence ATGAGCAGCGCGGGAGGACGCCGTCGGAGCCTTTTGGCCAGCGCGATCGACAGCCTGGATATTATGGCGCCTGTCCACGAGCAGGGCAGCGCGGCGGTCGCACCTGCCCCATCAAGCCCCGCGCCCACGCGGCAGGAGGCAGCCACGCCCTCCTTTCTCGAGCGGCGCGGCGTTGCGTTTGACGAGATCGCGCGGACCGTTAAGCGGCCCACTATCCGCATTCGGCCGGACGAATGTACCGTGTGGCCGGGTAATGCGCGCGACTATGCGAGCCTGAGCCATGAGCGCTGCGCCTCGCTCATTGACTCCATCAAAGAGGAGAATGGCAATCGGGAACCGGTTGTCATCCGCCGGACGCAGGATGGCGAAAAGCCCTATGAGCTGATTGTAGGAACAAGGCGCCATTTCTCGGTCGCCTGGCTTCGCGCCAATAATCATGCCCAGATCGATCTCATCGCACGCATTGAGACTCTGGATGATGAAGGCGCGTTCCGCCTTGCCGACATCGAGAATCGCGAGCGTGAGGACGTGTCCGACGTCGAGCGGGCTCGCAATTACCAGCATGCGGTCGGCGCTTATTATGGTGGCGTGCGGGCGCATATGGCCGAGCGGCTCGCCATCGGTAAGCAGAACCTGCACAACCTGCTACAATTGGCCGAGCTTCCACAGGAGGTAGTGGACGCATTTGCAACCCTGTCCGATCTCAAGGTTCGTCATGGCATGAAATTGTCGCCGCTCCTCAAGCAGCCGACTTTGCGCGATGCGATCATGGCGGAAGCCAAGATCATCAGCGCGGAGCAAAACCGGCGTCGACGAGCGGGCGAGCCGATGATCGATGGCCCCCAGGTTCTTCAGCGCCTGGCTGCCGCTAATGCACGCCCTGCGACCAAGGCAGCCCCTCGCCATCGCTCCAGCCTTTCGACCAGCAAGGGCGAGGAGTTTGGTCAGATCGTAGCGGACAGTCGGATCAAGGGCATGACGCTGACGATCAATCCTCGGGGCAAGCTTGATATCGACGAGATCCTCGAGGCGCTGCGCCCGGTGATCGAAGGCGCCAAATTCACATCGCGATAG